In a single window of the Planctomycetota bacterium genome:
- a CDS encoding ATP-binding cassette domain-containing protein, producing the protein MSLLEVRGLTVRFGGLAAVRGVSFAVEPGRIFSLIGPNGAGKTTVFNAITGLCEPSEGAVLFEGRDVRRPFS; encoded by the coding sequence GTGAGTCTTCTGGAGGTGCGGGGTCTGACGGTGCGTTTCGGGGGGCTCGCGGCGGTTCGCGGCGTGAGTTTCGCGGTCGAGCCGGGTCGGATTTTTTCGCTCATCGGCCCGAACGGGGCGGGCAAGACGACGGTCTTCAACGCGATCACGGGGCTTTGCGAGCCTTCGGAGGGGGCGGTGCTTTTCGAGGGGCGGGACGTGCGGAGGCCTTTTTCGG